The Desulfonatronum lacustre DSM 10312 region TTCTCCTCCGGGATGCCGATGCCCGTGTCCGTGACCGAGAATGACACACGGATTCCCTGCCCCTCGGGCGTGAAGAGAGACGTCATCTGTATCCGTACGGAGCCTTTGTCGGTGAATTTCAGGGCGTTGCCCACCAAATTGAACAACACCTGTCGGCTCCGGGCCTCGTCTCCGATCAGCTTGGCGGGGATGGCCGGATCAATGTCGCATTTCAGTTCGAGTCCCTTGTCCCTGGCCATGACCGTGAACAGGTCCGTGACCGATTGACCAAGCTCGCTGACTTCGAATTCGGCTTCGTAGAGCGCCATCATCCCTGCCTCGACCCGGGACAGGTCCAGGATATCCGAGAGCAGGCGGGTCAACCTGTTGACCGAGGTGACGGCCAATTGGACGTATTTGCCCTGATTGGGGTCCAGATCCGTGGTTTCCAGGAGCTGCATCATGCCCATGATCCCGTTCAGCGGGGTGCGGATTTCGTGGGACATATTGGCCAGAAACGCGGATTTAGCCTGGTTGGCCGCATCGGCCTGCTCCTTGGCCGCCAGCAATGCCGCTTCGGCCTGCTTGCGGTCGGTGATGTCCGAAAAAATGGAAGCGAACTGACCGGTTGTCGGGCTGAATGCCGTAACCACGAAATGCTTTTGAAGTTCAGCGGCATAATTGTCAAAGACCGCAGGCTCCCCGGTCAAGGCCACCCTCCCGAAGATCTCGATCCAGGATCGCTCCGTGCCTGGAAGGACTTCCAGCACGGTTTTGCCGATGAGGTCCTCTCCACGCAGCCCGGTGGCCCTTTCGAAAGCAGGGTTTACGGCCAGAAACCGATAGTCCGTCGGCTCACCGGACTCGTTGCAGATGATTTCATGCAGGGCAAACCCGTCCAGCATTTCGCGAAACAGCGTCTGGTATTGTTCCTCCGCCCATTTCCGATCAGATATGTCCTCAAAAATGGCATAAACTTGAAATGGTTTTGATGTATCCGGCAGGAACAAAGGAATAGCGGTTATCGTCAACCAAATATGGACATTTTTTTCTGAATGAAACACCCCCCGCGTCACCGGTCCCGCGGTTTCACCCGTTCTCAGGGCGATCATGGCCGGGTGATCCGAGCCCACGACTTCTGAACCGTCTTCCAGGATCATCCTCCAGCGCGGATCCATTGACGTCTTTCCGCTCATTTGGTCGAACGTGAGCCCAAGAATCTTCTCGGCGGCCGGATTGGCGGAAATGATTGCGCCGTCGGCCGCATGATAAACCACCCCCTGGGTCATGGTTTCGAACAGTCGGCGATACTTTTCCTCGCTTTTCCGCAACTTCTCCTCAACACGCTTGCGCACTGCCAGTACGGACAAGAGCGCCGCAATGCACACGCCCATGAAGGCGATCACCGCCGATACGAGCCAGATCAACGCCTTGTGCCGGGCATAGAAAGTCTCGGGCAGGTTGATCACGATAGCGCCAGCGGGCAGATCCGCCACTTTCACGCCGAACCGCCGCATCTGCTGGTAATCGAACATGGGCATGTTCGGACTTTCCATGATCACCGGCAGGTGGTCCGGGTGCCGGCCGGCAAGGAGCTGGGCCGCCAGTTCCCCGGCCGCTCGGCCCTGCTCACGGGCACTGACCAGAAACCCACCCAGAGCGCCCAGCCCCATGTCGAAATCCCAGAAAGTCAGCACCGGCGCCGGGGATTCACGAGAAATAATATGCATGCTTTCCGACACGGAAAGATAGCCGCCCCGGCCATCCAGGAGGTTGTTCAACCGCAGGACAAGGCTGTTCCGGGGCAAGGCCCGCAGCACCTCCGGAGCCTCCTGGCCCGTCAGGTCCAGCAGCTCCCGCAAGTCCACCCGGGAGGCGAACTGGTCTGTCACGGCCCGGTACAGTCCCAGATTGGCCCGGCCCACGGCGGAATGCTCGTCCACCAGGGCAAAGATATGGCTGGTTTTGGGAAAGAGCCGCAGCGCCAGCTCCAGGTTCCGGGCGATGCTGATTTCCTCGTTGACCCCGGTAATGTTGGACTGCCCGGCAATACGCTCCGGGGTAAAGCTGTTGACCCCGGCAAAGACCACGGGCACGCGGGGAAACAGTGCCGCACGGACCCGGAACAGGAAATCCAGGGCGTCGTCGTCCGAGACAATAAGCAAATCCTGGGGCTTGCCACGGTACTTCCGCCAGAGAAAGGAGGTCACCCACTGTTGATATGCCTCCCCCGCATTCCGCCGCAGATCCAAATGCTCGATAGCCAGGTCCACATGCTCCATGCCCCCCAAAACATCCCGCACCCCCTGGACAATGCCGTCGTTCCAGGCATCTCCATGATGGTAGGAGGTGATCAGCAGCACCTGCTTGTGCTGCATGGCGGCCTGGGCAGCCGGGGACATCGCCAACCCGCAGCAGATCGCCGCAAGAACGCCAATAAGGACGCGGATCATAATCGACCTCCTCGCGTCACCCTCTCCAGCACCCTCGCCAAATCCTCCATCCTCACCGGCTTGGCCAAATAATCATCCATCCCCTCGACCAAAAACTTCTCCCGATCCCCGGACATGGCGTAGGCGGTCAGGGCGATGATGGGGATTCGTCGGGAAGGCTGAGGGCTGAAACCTGCAACCTGAAGGGGAAATGTGCTCTCTCCAGCTTCCGGCCCCTGACTCCTGACTTCTGACTCCTGACTCCTGATCATTTTCGTCGCATCCACCCCGTCCATCACCGGCATCTGAATATCCATCAGGATGCAGTCAAAGGATTGGGCTTGGAACAGTTCCACGGCATCATGGCCGTTTTCAGCCAGGGTGACGGTATGGCCGGCTTTTTCCAGCAATTTGCGGATGGGCAGGGCGTTGGAGGGGTCGTCTTCGGCCAGGAGGATGCGCAGGGAACGGGCTGGGTGGGCTGGGGGCGGGTCACACTGATGCGTGGTCGGCTTCAAGGCGTCCGGCAGTTTGAAGGGCAGGACCACATGCATGGTGGTGCCCTGCCCGGTGATGCTTTCCACGGCAATATTCCCGTTCATCAGGTCCACGATCCGCTTGACGATGGCCAGGCCCAGGCCCGCGCCCTGGTAGGAGCGGGTGTAGGAGCCGTCCACCTGGACAAAGGGCTTGAACAAGCCCGCCAGCTTGTCATCCGGGATGCCGACGCCCGTATCCGTGATCAAGCACATCAGCCGGATATCGCCGCCCTTGGCCGGAGAAAGACTTGTCACCTCGAGCCGCACGGTACCGTTGTCCGTGAACTTCAGGGCATTGCCCACCAGGTTGAACAGGACCTGCCGGATCCGGGTCTCGTCGCCGATGATGCCGTCAGGGACGGTGGGATCAACGACACACTCCAGGGCAATCCCCTTGTCTCTGGCTGGAATGGAGAACAGGTCCGCAATGGAATCGCAGACATCCCGGGCCCGGAATGCCGCTTCTCCCAGGACCAGCATTCCCGCCTCAACCCTGGAAAGGTCCAGAATATCCGAGAGCAGACGGGTCAGGCGGTTGCCCGAGGTGACAGCCA contains the following coding sequences:
- a CDS encoding sensor histidine kinase, with translation MIRVLIGVLAAICCGLAMSPAAQAAMQHKQVLLITSYHHGDAWNDGIVQGVRDVLGGMEHVDLAIEHLDLRRNAGEAYQQWVTSFLWRKYRGKPQDLLIVSDDDALDFLFRVRAALFPRVPVVFAGVNSFTPERIAGQSNITGVNEEISIARNLELALRLFPKTSHIFALVDEHSAVGRANLGLYRAVTDQFASRVDLRELLDLTGQEAPEVLRALPRNSLVLRLNNLLDGRGGYLSVSESMHIISRESPAPVLTFWDFDMGLGALGGFLVSAREQGRAAGELAAQLLAGRHPDHLPVIMESPNMPMFDYQQMRRFGVKVADLPAGAIVINLPETFYARHKALIWLVSAVIAFMGVCIAALLSVLAVRKRVEEKLRKSEEKYRRLFETMTQGVVYHAADGAIISANPAAEKILGLTFDQMSGKTSMDPRWRMILEDGSEVVGSDHPAMIALRTGETAGPVTRGVFHSEKNVHIWLTITAIPLFLPDTSKPFQVYAIFEDISDRKWAEEQYQTLFREMLDGFALHEIICNESGEPTDYRFLAVNPAFERATGLRGEDLIGKTVLEVLPGTERSWIEIFGRVALTGEPAVFDNYAAELQKHFVVTAFSPTTGQFASIFSDITDRKQAEAALLAAKEQADAANQAKSAFLANMSHEIRTPLNGIMGMMQLLETTDLDPNQGKYVQLAVTSVNRLTRLLSDILDLSRVEAGMMALYEAEFEVSELGQSVTDLFTVMARDKGLELKCDIDPAIPAKLIGDEARSRQVLFNLVGNALKFTDKGSVRIQMTSLFTPEGQGIRVSFSVTDTGIGIPEEKLDDMFKPFVQADGSYTRSYQGAGLGLAIVRRLVELMNGNIHVESTVGQGTAVHVVLPFKVPSNLSDGL